The Desertifilum tharense IPPAS B-1220 genomic interval CGCACTTCTGTACCCCCGTAGTGGCGCGAATTTCCACCCCTTGCGGCGTTGACACCAACCCTTCAACTGCAACGCCAAACTGAAACTCGACCCCTTGGCGTTGGGCCGCATCCACCAAAGCCGCCGTTAGCGCCACCGGATCGACTTGCCGATCCTGGGGAGAATAAATCGCATAGTCAAACCCATTTATCTCTAAATGGGGACAGCGTTCTTGGACTTGGGCGCAGTTCCAAATTTCTAACCCCCATCCCTGAGTCGCCCGTACTTGAACCCGCTGCTGCCATTTGGGTAACTCTTCTTCCCCTTGTACCAACTTCAAAATCCCTTGACAGTTGTAGGGAATCGATACACCTGTAATGGCTTCCAATTCAGGGATCAGCGTATCGTAGCGCCTTAAACTCGCTTCGCGCAGCCGCCACGATCGCCCTTGGGTTTTTTGGCTAATAATCCCCATCAAAACCCCTAGGGCGGCACCTGTTGCCGTGTCCTGGGCGGTTGCTTTCGGGTGGGAGGGGGGAAACTGCCGATCGAGAACAACCACCTCTAGTCCAGAAACTTGGCTGAGTTCGTAGGCGATCGCGGCACCGACCGCCCCGCAACCTACAATCGTGACGCGAAGCATAGAATCAATCGTAACGCCTGCTAGGGGAGAAGCAACTAACTGCCGACGCTGGCCGTTAAGGAATCAATTCTAAGAAGTTATTGAAGTCCTGAATGGCACGCTGGTAGTTTTCCAAAGCCTGTTCGGCATTATTGGCGACTGCGGCTTCATCCAATCTCACTAAACGCTCAAACAAGTCCTCGACAAATACATCGGCTTTTTGAGCATCTTGAGGCAACAGCGTCCGAACGGTTGCTTTCAGATAACGGCGCAACTCACCCAAGGGGCCGTGAATGACGCTGCCAATATCGCCCCAACGACGCTGGACGATCAGCGTCGGAACTTCCTCCAGGCGATCGCGCATCTCTTGGAGGGTCGAAACATAGTTTTGAATTTGCTCTAATTGAGCGTTGGTATAGGTTGGCGGCTGTTTAGCAGTCGGCGAACCACAGCTCACTAAAACGGTTGCAACCAATGCTAAAACTAAGGCAAGAACAGAGCGGATGCGAATCATAACTCAGATGTTTAGCCATCAAAAAAACATCAATCCGGATTCCCGGTTGCCTGAACAGGAAGCAGCCTGGGGAATCGGTTCTGGTATGCACTATATCAGAATCTACCGGGGAATCGCCTTTAGCAGACTCATTTTTCCCTAACTTGTCGCCCTTTTGCTACTCAATGATTTGTCGTCGCAGAAAAGGAACGAGTGCTTCATTCACCTTTTCGGGCCAGTCTTCTTGGGGATAGTGACCGACTTCGGCAAGGCGCACCAGTTCTACGTTATTCAGCATCTGAGCAAAGGCTTCTGCTTGGCTGACGGGCAACCACGGATCGTTGATGCCCCAAATGATTTGCGTGGGTTGAGTCCAGTTAGCAAAACCGGAGGTAATTTTTGAGGTGACTTCCGCAAGGCGCAGGTTTTGGACGGTGGCAAATAAGCTGCGTCCCGCCGCCGAACTTTTGAGGAAGGGGGCGCGGTAAATGTCTAAATCTTTATCTGCAACCTGGTATTTTCCCCCCCCTTCTAGGGTGCGATCGACTAATAAGGGGTCTTGGGTAAGCATTTCTCCCATTAAGGGCAAACCCAATTGTTTAATCTTCCAGGGGACTCTGGCTTCTGGAGAGAGGGGCGCGTTTAAAATGGCCAGCCGTTCGATTTTTTCGGGGTAACGGAGGGCATACAGCAAACCTGACGATCCGACAAAGCCTTGAACGACTAAGGAGAAACGTTCGATTTCCAGTTGGTCGATCAACTCTGCTAAGGCTTGGACAAAGGCGTCTGCGGTGTAGCGGAATTCTCGTCGATCGGGTTTGGCCGAAAAACCAAAACCCAGCCAGTCGGGGGCGATCGCTCTCATGCCTTGACTGGCTAAGGCCGGTAAAACCTCGCGCCAACTATAGCTTTGAGCGGGAAGCCCATGCAGCAGGATAACAGGTGGCTTATCCGTTGCGTTGAACGGTTCTGCTTCTCGATAAAACCATTCCCATTTTCCAACCTGCAAGCGTTTTTCCTGCGTCTGCACCATCTTTTCATTCCCCGACTCATGCAAAAAGCTTACCGCTTGAGGGAATTCCTCAGCAAGCCACTCTTATCTTTCTGAGAGATATTATTAAATTTTGTTAAAAAGGCTCATTTTGTAAAATTAACTACAGTTTATTTTGCTATTCTAATTAAAGAAGGCAAATGAACTTTACCCTAAACCAAAACGGAGGCTACCCCCATGTCTGCTCACGATCAAGCTCGTGCATTGATGATGCGCCACCACCACATGATCAAGAATCGCCAGCAGTCCTTGTTAAGCCGTTCGGCAGCCGAGGTGGGTTTACCCGTTGAGGATCTCGATCATTGGACCGCTATCCAAGGCAAACCTCAAAGCAGCTTTCGCAGCACCTACGATCGCAGTAACGCCTCAATGAGCTAAACTCACCGTTTGGGAGTCGAGCCTCTGAAATTGAGAACCTTTATCAAGCCACGAAAATTAAATACTCAGTTTTCGCTTGGGGACGTTTTTCTTGTAGAAACGTCCCTAACTGTTTGAGATGCTGTTGCTGTTTTTCAGTCATAATTTTGAGCAAGCTCGAAATTCACCTCAGATCCGATGACCCTATCAGACGAAACTTCATTTATTCAGGAAAATCGCTGTTCCGATTATCTGCTCATGGAAGTTCTGGCAACTCCCAACGGGCAACAGCTCGATCTCTACCTGAACCTCAGTTTTCTCCCAACGAAAGAAACATTAGGCGAGGGGAATGCTACGGTTGAACTCAACGGGGGTCAGCTCGAACTTCAACTGACTCAGGGTAAATTCCTCCAAGGGAGTTCCCTAGAAACGCCCCAATTCACAGCAACCTTTGTTTCTGGGGAGGCTCCAACGTGGATCTTTCAACCCAAAGTCACGCCTCATTTACACGGTCGCCTAGACAAAGCCTATTTCGCAAGCATCGAAGTAGAAAACGAAGCGACTGAAGTTAGCCTCACCTTTACGATCTCGCCGGAAAATATTCAGATTGCTGAAACTGAAGGCTTGTGGCCTCATAGTATTGCGCCCAATTTGCTCGCGGTTGTTGAGCGTAAAATCGCCTTAATGCTGTTTGAGATTAAACTACAACCCTATCTCAGTCAGGTGACGTGGATGCTGAAGGCACCCGAAGAATCGAGCATTCTTGCGACTGAAGTCCATCTGCCCGATACCGCTCTGATCCGCACGACGATCCGCACTCTGCTGACGGCGGAGACGGATAACTTTTTGGAGTTGGCAAAGCTGGCGGATCTCGAACCAACTCAAGACTTTGCAGGCGCTCGCTTATTGGGGGTAGATTTGAGAAACCTCGATCTCGCAGAAGCCAATTTTCAGGGAACGTATCTGCGGGGTGCGGATCTGTGCGACACCGATTTTAGCGGTGCGGATTTAAGCGGGGCGAATTTGGCGGGAGCCGATTTAAGCGGTGCTTATTTGAGCAATGCAAACTTGCAGGGAGCCGATCTGCATCGGGCGAGTTTGGCGCTGGCGAATTTAAGCGGGGCGAATTTGCAGGGTGCAAACTTGCAGCAAGCCAATTTATCTCAGGCGAACTTAAGCGACACCAATCTGAGGGAGGCGAATTTATCTGAAGCTGACTTAACGGGTGTGGGAATTGCGATCGCCAATCTTACTGATACTGTGTTTGCAGGAACCAAAGTCGAACGGGCGCGTTTTCAGGACAATACGGGATTGACGGAGGCGATGAAGCTTGAGTTAATGAAACGCGGGGCAATTTTTGACGCCTAGCGATGGGCCGATTAGAAGAATTTTGGGTTTCTAAGAACCAATAGATACTATGAGCAAAGATGCAGATCGTCTGCTGAAACAAGGCATTTCTCAATATCAAGCGGAGGACTTTGACGCAGCTCAACAATCTTGGCAAGCAGCGCTAGCGCTCTATCAAGCGGCTGGAAATTACAAGCGCTCTGGGGCCGCTTTGGGCAATTTAGGAGCCGTCTGCGAGGCGTTAGATGACGTTTCGGGGGCGATCGCCTATTATCTTCAACATTTAGAAATTGCCAGAGCGATCGCCGATCCGCAAGGTGAAGGGAATGCTTTGGAAAATTTAGCCAATGCGTCTTTAAAGCTCGATCGCTCGGAAAGCGCGATCGCCTATTTGCAGGAGCGTCTCGCCCTTGCTCAATCCTTGAACGATCCGTTTGCTCAAGGCAAAACCTTAGCCAGTTTGAGAAGTATCTATGGCTTTCTGGGCGATCGCGAACAAGCTCAACGCTGTTTTGAACAGCAATGGGAGATCGCGATCGCATTTTTAGTCCCCACCCGCACCACCAATTTTCTAGAAAATGCCCAACAACTGGGCTTAAACCCCCTTGAAGACTTTGCGGGAGCCGATCTAGAAGGGGTGAATTTGCATTATGCCGATCTGAGTTTTGCCAACCTACAACAGACAAACCTTGCAGGTGCAGATTTGACCTTAGCCGATCTCAATCATGCTCAACTCCAAAAGGCAAACCTCAGCGGTGCCAGTTTAAGCAATGCCAATTTACGCGATGCAGACTTAAGTTCCGCCAACCTCAACCACGCAGATTTACGGACGATCCTACCGCGTGCCAATCTCAGTCAAGCGTGCTTAGTGGGGGCCAATTTGTGCAGCGCTTATTTGCAGCGCGTCAATCTCACGCAAGCCAATTTAACCAACACCAACCTCGCAGGTGCAGATTTAACCGACGCCAATTTAAGCGAAGCTCAACTGATTGGAACTCAACTCAAAGGCGTCACCCTCAGCGGGGCTAAGGTAGAAAACACCCGCTTTCAGGATAATCCTGACCTATCTGAGGCCACCAAACAAGAGTTAATTGCACGTGGGGCAATTGTTGAGTAAGAGAAAGGGCGATCGCGGTTAAAATTGAGCCTTGTAGAGCGTAAACAGTTCGCCCGGTTGCTGCTTGACAATCTTGGCACCGCCCTTGCGAACGACGGCTTCCCACTCGGCGAGCGGTTCTAAAAAGACTTCTGCCCCCAGGTAGGTTTCCAGGATCGCC includes:
- a CDS encoding FAD-binding oxidoreductase, with protein sequence MLRVTIVGCGAVGAAIAYELSQVSGLEVVVLDRQFPPSHPKATAQDTATGAALGVLMGIISQKTQGRSWRLREASLRRYDTLIPELEAITGVSIPYNCQGILKLVQGEEELPKWQQRVQVRATQGWGLEIWNCAQVQERCPHLEINGFDYAIYSPQDRQVDPVALTAALVDAAQRQGVEFQFGVAVEGLVSTPQGVEIRATTGVQKCDRAIIAAGIGSSALQPWVKVLPVLGQAVCYQGQVLGDPDFQPVITANDVHLVPAARGEYWVGATVEFPVEGDRPRAEAALLEQVKQSAIAFCPGLSELTLVSAWSGLRPRPEGMSAPVIAPVPNQEFLWLATGHYRNGILLAPATAQAVRDLILSELETEN
- the psbQ gene encoding photosystem II protein PsbQ, translated to MIRIRSVLALVLALVATVLVSCGSPTAKQPPTYTNAQLEQIQNYVSTLQEMRDRLEEVPTLIVQRRWGDIGSVIHGPLGELRRYLKATVRTLLPQDAQKADVFVEDLFERLVRLDEAAVANNAEQALENYQRAIQDFNNFLELIP
- a CDS encoding alpha/beta fold hydrolase, which codes for MQTQEKRLQVGKWEWFYREAEPFNATDKPPVILLHGLPAQSYSWREVLPALASQGMRAIAPDWLGFGFSAKPDRREFRYTADAFVQALAELIDQLEIERFSLVVQGFVGSSGLLYALRYPEKIERLAILNAPLSPEARVPWKIKQLGLPLMGEMLTQDPLLVDRTLEGGGKYQVADKDLDIYRAPFLKSSAAGRSLFATVQNLRLAEVTSKITSGFANWTQPTQIIWGINDPWLPVSQAEAFAQMLNNVELVRLAEVGHYPQEDWPEKVNEALVPFLRRQIIE
- a CDS encoding pentapeptide repeat-containing protein; amino-acid sequence: MTLSDETSFIQENRCSDYLLMEVLATPNGQQLDLYLNLSFLPTKETLGEGNATVELNGGQLELQLTQGKFLQGSSLETPQFTATFVSGEAPTWIFQPKVTPHLHGRLDKAYFASIEVENEATEVSLTFTISPENIQIAETEGLWPHSIAPNLLAVVERKIALMLFEIKLQPYLSQVTWMLKAPEESSILATEVHLPDTALIRTTIRTLLTAETDNFLELAKLADLEPTQDFAGARLLGVDLRNLDLAEANFQGTYLRGADLCDTDFSGADLSGANLAGADLSGAYLSNANLQGADLHRASLALANLSGANLQGANLQQANLSQANLSDTNLREANLSEADLTGVGIAIANLTDTVFAGTKVERARFQDNTGLTEAMKLELMKRGAIFDA
- a CDS encoding pentapeptide repeat-containing protein, yielding MSKDADRLLKQGISQYQAEDFDAAQQSWQAALALYQAAGNYKRSGAALGNLGAVCEALDDVSGAIAYYLQHLEIARAIADPQGEGNALENLANASLKLDRSESAIAYLQERLALAQSLNDPFAQGKTLASLRSIYGFLGDREQAQRCFEQQWEIAIAFLVPTRTTNFLENAQQLGLNPLEDFAGADLEGVNLHYADLSFANLQQTNLAGADLTLADLNHAQLQKANLSGASLSNANLRDADLSSANLNHADLRTILPRANLSQACLVGANLCSAYLQRVNLTQANLTNTNLAGADLTDANLSEAQLIGTQLKGVTLSGAKVENTRFQDNPDLSEATKQELIARGAIVE